From the Streptomyces sp. Tu 2975 genome, one window contains:
- a CDS encoding NAD(P)/FAD-dependent oxidoreductase — protein sequence MTSTVPTTAVQHSDAQPPITMFGPDFPYAYDDFLAHPAGLGQIPATEHGAEVAVIGGGLSGIVAAYELMKMGLKPVVYEADRIGGRLRTVGFEGTGTDELTAEMGAMRFPPSSTALQHYIDLVGLTTRPFPNPLAPSTPSTVVDLKGESHYAETIDDLPQVYRDVMNAWNACLEEGADFSDMNQAMRERDVPRIREIWAKLVEKLDNQTFYGFLCDSEAFKSFRHREIFGQVGFGTGGWDTDFPNSILEILRVVYSEADDHHRGIVEGSQQLPLRLWEREPQKIVHWPLGTSLSSLHDGTPRPAVTRLSRTAGNRITVTDAAGDIRTYRAAIFTAQSWMLLSKIACDDALFPIDHWTAMERTHYMESSKLFVPVDRPFWLDKDELTGRDTMSMTLTDRMTRGTYLLDNGPDEPAVICLSYTWCDDSLKWLPLSANERMEVMLKSLGEIYPNVDIRSHIIGNPVTVSWENEPYFMGAFKANLPGHYRYQRRLFTHFMQDRLPEDKRGIFLAGDDISWTAGWAEGAVQTALNAVWGVMAHFGGATDPSNPGPGDLYDEIAPVELPED from the coding sequence ATGACGTCCACGGTGCCCACCACCGCCGTCCAGCACAGCGACGCGCAGCCGCCGATCACCATGTTCGGTCCGGACTTCCCCTACGCCTACGACGACTTCCTCGCGCATCCCGCGGGCCTCGGCCAGATACCCGCGACCGAGCACGGCGCCGAGGTCGCGGTCATCGGCGGCGGCCTCTCCGGCATCGTCGCCGCCTACGAGCTGATGAAGATGGGCCTGAAGCCCGTCGTCTACGAGGCCGACCGGATCGGCGGCCGGCTGCGCACCGTCGGCTTCGAGGGCACCGGCACGGACGAGCTGACCGCCGAGATGGGCGCGATGCGCTTCCCGCCCTCCTCCACGGCGCTCCAGCACTACATCGACCTCGTGGGCCTGACCACCCGGCCGTTCCCCAACCCGCTCGCCCCCTCCACCCCGTCGACCGTCGTCGACCTCAAGGGCGAGTCGCACTACGCGGAGACCATCGACGACCTGCCGCAGGTCTACCGCGACGTGATGAACGCCTGGAACGCCTGCCTGGAGGAGGGCGCCGACTTCTCCGACATGAACCAGGCCATGCGCGAGCGCGACGTCCCGCGCATCCGCGAGATCTGGGCCAAGCTTGTCGAGAAGCTCGACAACCAGACCTTCTACGGCTTCCTGTGCGACTCGGAGGCCTTCAAGTCCTTCCGGCACCGGGAGATCTTCGGGCAGGTCGGCTTCGGCACCGGCGGCTGGGACACCGACTTCCCCAACTCCATCCTGGAGATCCTGCGCGTCGTCTACTCGGAGGCCGACGACCACCACCGCGGCATCGTCGAGGGCAGCCAGCAGTTGCCGCTGCGCCTGTGGGAGCGCGAGCCGCAGAAGATCGTCCACTGGCCGCTCGGCACCTCGCTGTCCTCGCTGCACGACGGCACCCCCCGCCCGGCGGTGACCCGGCTGTCCCGCACGGCGGGCAACCGCATCACGGTCACCGACGCGGCCGGCGACATCCGCACCTACCGGGCGGCGATCTTCACCGCCCAGTCGTGGATGCTGCTGTCCAAGATCGCCTGTGACGACGCGCTGTTCCCCATCGACCACTGGACGGCGATGGAGCGCACCCACTACATGGAGTCCTCCAAGCTGTTCGTGCCGGTGGACCGGCCGTTCTGGCTGGACAAGGACGAGCTCACCGGACGCGACACCATGTCGATGACGCTGACCGACCGGATGACCCGCGGCACGTACCTGCTGGACAACGGCCCGGACGAGCCGGCCGTCATCTGCCTGTCGTACACCTGGTGCGACGACAGCCTGAAGTGGCTGCCGCTGTCCGCGAACGAGCGGATGGAGGTCATGCTGAAGTCGCTCGGCGAGATCTACCCGAACGTCGACATCCGCAGCCACATCATCGGTAACCCGGTGACCGTGTCGTGGGAGAACGAGCCGTACTTCATGGGCGCGTTCAAGGCCAACCTGCCCGGCCACTACCGCTACCAGCGCCGGCTGTTCACCCACTTCATGCAGGACCGGCTGCCCGAGGACAAGCGCGGCATCTTCCTCGCCGGCGACGACATCTCGTGGACGGCGGGCTGGGCCGAGGGCGCCGTGCAGACCGCGCTCAACGCCGTGTGGGGCGTGATGGCCCACTTCGGCGGCGCGACCGACCCCTCCAACCCGGGTCCGGGCGACCTCTACGACGAGATCGCGCCGGTCGAACTGCCGGAGGACTGA
- a CDS encoding solute carrier family 23 protein, translating to MNLGVRWTLHGDGRTPAPGAVVRPDERLSWPRTAGLGAQHVVAMFGASFVAPVLMGLDPNLAIMMSGVATVIFLLATRGKVPSYLGCSLSFVGVAATIRASGGDSATVTGAVLVVGAALFVAGLAVQRFGARIIHAAMPPIVTGAVVMLIGFNLAPVTASTYWPQDQWTALLVMLFTGLAVVCLRGFFSRIAIFLGLIFGYVLSWALDRIFGKIHSPAGGAEAVDHWRLDLSGVAQADWIGLPSFHAPSFEWSAILVALPVVIALIAENAGHVKAVGEMTGEPLDDKLGTAIAADGAASVLSTAVGGPPNTTYSENIGVMAATRVYSTAAYWAAAGFALLFGLCPKFGAVVAAIPGGVLGGITVILYGMIGLLGAQIWINAKVDLRNPLNLVPAAAGIIIGVGGVSLKITDNFELSGIALGTIVVITGYHVLRAFAPAHMKERMKDEEPLLDAGTSSYDAASEAPGTPNGRGPGPTAGR from the coding sequence GTGAACCTCGGCGTGCGCTGGACCCTGCACGGCGACGGGCGGACACCCGCTCCCGGTGCCGTCGTACGACCCGACGAGCGGCTGTCCTGGCCGCGTACGGCGGGCCTCGGCGCCCAGCATGTGGTGGCCATGTTCGGGGCGAGCTTCGTCGCTCCGGTGCTGATGGGGCTGGACCCCAATCTCGCGATCATGATGTCCGGCGTCGCGACCGTGATCTTCCTGCTCGCGACCCGCGGCAAGGTGCCCAGCTACCTGGGCTGCTCGCTCTCCTTCGTCGGCGTGGCCGCCACCATCCGGGCCTCCGGCGGGGACAGCGCCACCGTGACCGGCGCGGTCCTGGTCGTCGGCGCCGCGCTCTTCGTCGCCGGCCTGGCCGTGCAGCGCTTCGGGGCGCGGATCATCCACGCCGCGATGCCGCCGATCGTCACCGGCGCGGTCGTCATGCTGATCGGGTTCAACCTCGCTCCGGTGACCGCCTCGACGTACTGGCCGCAGGACCAGTGGACCGCGCTGCTGGTCATGCTCTTCACCGGTCTCGCGGTGGTGTGCCTGCGTGGCTTCTTCTCCCGTATCGCGATCTTCCTCGGCCTGATCTTCGGTTACGTCCTGTCCTGGGCGCTCGACCGGATCTTCGGGAAGATCCACTCCCCCGCCGGCGGCGCGGAGGCCGTGGACCACTGGCGACTCGACCTGTCCGGTGTCGCCCAGGCCGACTGGATCGGCCTGCCGTCGTTCCACGCGCCGAGCTTCGAGTGGTCGGCGATCCTGGTCGCCCTGCCCGTGGTGATCGCGCTCATCGCGGAGAACGCGGGCCACGTCAAGGCCGTCGGTGAGATGACCGGTGAGCCCCTCGACGACAAGCTGGGCACCGCGATCGCCGCGGACGGCGCCGCCTCCGTGCTGTCCACCGCCGTGGGCGGGCCCCCGAACACCACGTACTCCGAGAACATCGGCGTCATGGCCGCGACCCGCGTCTACTCCACGGCCGCCTACTGGGCCGCCGCGGGCTTCGCCCTGCTCTTCGGCCTGTGCCCCAAGTTCGGCGCGGTGGTCGCCGCGATTCCCGGGGGCGTCCTCGGCGGGATCACCGTGATCCTCTACGGCATGATCGGCCTGCTCGGCGCGCAGATCTGGATCAACGCCAAGGTGGATCTGCGTAATCCGCTGAACCTGGTGCCGGCCGCTGCGGGCATCATCATCGGCGTCGGCGGCGTCAGCTTGAAGATCACCGACAACTTCGAACTCAGCGGCATCGCGCTCGGCACCATCGTGGTCATCACCGGCTACCACGTGCTGCGCGCCTTCGCCCCTGCCCACATGAAGGAGCGGATGAAGGACGAGGAGCCCCTGCTGGACGCCGGCACCTCCTCGTACGACGCCGCTTCCGAGGCACCGGGGACGCCGAACGGCCGGGGGCCGGGCCCGACGGCCGGCCGGTAG
- a CDS encoding RNA polymerase sigma factor SigF, translating into MLELELPEVENPGEVAPKDAREISKTFFARLASLEEGTHEYQYVRNTLIELNLALVKYAAGRFRNRAEQMEDIIQVGTIGLIKAIDRFELSREVEFATFAVPYIIGEIKRFFRDTSWAVHVPRRLQELRIDLAKAVDELSQKLDHAPTTAELAEHLGMDEEEIIEGVVASNGYTAGSIDMPMDDASDHGAVPLSDRLGAPDAELEIAENVQALKPLIEELDERDRRILQMRFGEEMTQSEIGAELGVSQMHVSRLLSRITARLREGLLVVE; encoded by the coding sequence ATTCTGGAGCTCGAGCTTCCGGAAGTGGAGAACCCGGGGGAGGTTGCACCCAAGGACGCACGTGAGATCTCGAAGACATTCTTCGCGCGGCTGGCCTCTCTCGAGGAGGGCACCCACGAATACCAATACGTGCGCAACACCCTGATCGAGCTCAACCTGGCCCTCGTGAAGTACGCCGCGGGCCGGTTCCGCAACCGCGCGGAGCAGATGGAGGACATCATCCAGGTCGGTACGATCGGCCTGATCAAGGCGATCGACCGCTTCGAGCTGAGCCGTGAGGTGGAGTTCGCGACGTTCGCCGTCCCGTACATCATCGGTGAGATCAAGCGCTTCTTCCGCGACACCAGTTGGGCCGTCCACGTCCCGCGGCGGCTTCAGGAACTGAGGATCGACCTCGCCAAGGCCGTCGACGAGCTCTCGCAGAAGCTCGACCACGCACCCACCACGGCCGAACTCGCGGAGCACCTCGGGATGGACGAGGAGGAGATCATCGAGGGTGTCGTCGCGAGCAACGGCTACACGGCCGGTTCGATCGACATGCCGATGGACGACGCCTCCGACCATGGGGCCGTGCCGCTGTCCGACCGGCTGGGCGCGCCGGACGCCGAGCTGGAGATCGCGGAGAACGTGCAGGCGCTCAAGCCGCTGATCGAGGAGCTCGACGAGCGCGACCGGCGCATCCTGCAGATGCGGTTCGGCGAGGAGATGACGCAGTCGGAGATCGGCGCGGAGCTCGGCGTCTCCCAGATGCATGTCTCCCGGCTGCTGTCGCGGATCACCGCACGTCTGCGTGAAGGGCTGCTCGTCGTGGAGTGA
- a CDS encoding DUF5995 family protein → MAQTEQFAVRAAHGPSPVGSVVERMRSLRSALPPGDGLAVFNRVYLAVTEEFGRHAEAGHFTDRPAADTLAVLFARRYLAAVDDAAEDRRPPACWRPLFQYRRHPGVRPLQFALAGINAHIGHDLALAVVDTCRALGREPADLESGFDRVGDILVQLEEHIREDLMPGPDMLEIADPLTHLVGSWSLERARDSAWSAARLLWGLRDLPDLAEEFTERLDAGVGLVGRCLLTPWR, encoded by the coding sequence ATGGCGCAGACGGAACAGTTCGCGGTGCGGGCGGCCCACGGTCCTTCCCCGGTCGGGTCCGTGGTGGAGCGGATGCGCTCGCTGCGTTCCGCCCTGCCCCCGGGCGACGGGCTCGCGGTGTTCAACCGGGTCTACCTGGCGGTCACGGAGGAGTTCGGCCGGCATGCCGAGGCCGGGCACTTCACCGACCGGCCGGCCGCCGACACGCTCGCCGTGCTCTTCGCCCGCCGATATCTGGCGGCCGTGGACGACGCGGCCGAGGACCGGCGGCCGCCCGCGTGCTGGCGGCCGTTGTTCCAGTACCGCCGCCATCCCGGCGTGCGGCCGCTGCAGTTCGCGCTCGCCGGGATCAACGCCCACATCGGACACGACCTGGCGCTCGCCGTCGTGGACACCTGCCGTGCGCTCGGCCGTGAACCGGCCGACCTGGAAAGCGGGTTCGACCGGGTCGGCGACATCCTCGTACAGTTGGAGGAACACATCCGCGAGGATCTGATGCCCGGCCCCGACATGCTCGAGATCGCCGATCCGCTGACCCATCTGGTCGGCTCGTGGAGCCTCGAGCGGGCCCGCGACAGCGCCTGGTCGGCGGCCCGGCTGCTGTGGGGACTGCGGGACCTGCCCGACCTGGCCGAGGAGTTCACCGAGCGTCTGGACGCCGGTGTCGGCCTGGTCGGACGCTGTCTTCTGACGCCCTGGCGCTGA
- a CDS encoding Lrp/AsnC family transcriptional regulator produces the protein MLNDLDERIVHALAEDARRSYADIGSMVGLSAPAVKRRVDRLRAEGAITGFTVRVDPKALGWATEGFIEIFCSRNTSPEAIERGLKRYPEIASASTVTGEADAIVQVFASDMRHFERVLERIAGEPFVERTKSVLVLSPLLRRFSSGAPA, from the coding sequence TTGCTGAACGACCTCGACGAGCGCATCGTCCATGCCCTGGCGGAGGACGCCCGCCGCTCCTACGCGGACATCGGCTCGATGGTGGGGCTCTCCGCCCCGGCGGTGAAACGACGGGTGGACCGGCTGCGCGCCGAGGGCGCCATCACCGGTTTCACCGTGCGGGTCGACCCCAAGGCGCTCGGCTGGGCCACCGAAGGGTTCATCGAGATCTTCTGCAGCCGCAACACCTCTCCCGAGGCGATCGAGCGCGGCCTCAAGCGCTACCCGGAGATCGCGTCGGCCTCCACCGTCACCGGTGAGGCGGACGCGATCGTCCAGGTCTTCGCCTCCGACATGCGCCACTTCGAGCGGGTGCTCGAACGCATCGCGGGGGAGCCTTTCGTGGAGCGCACCAAGTCGGTCCTGGTGCTCTCCCCGCTGCTGCGGCGGTTCTCCTCCGGCGCTCCCGCGTAG
- a CDS encoding carbon-nitrogen hydrolase family protein has protein sequence MPLRTALLQSSGRPGSVAENLKVLDEAADRAAEAGAGLLVCPEMFLTGYAIGDDVPMLAERADGPGALAVADIAVRHGIAVLYGYPERADEGSGTAGDPGTIHNSAQLIDASGQRLANYRKTHLFGCFEQRWFTPGEETVVQAELDGIRIGMLICYDVEFPENVRAHALAGTDLLLVPTAQMHPFQFVAESLVPVRAFESQMYVAYVNRTGPEGEFEFVGLSCLAAPDGTVRTRAGRGEELVIGEVDPELLSASRENNPYLRDRRPGLYGSLT, from the coding sequence ATGCCCCTGCGCACCGCCCTGCTCCAGAGTTCCGGCCGTCCGGGCTCGGTCGCGGAGAATCTGAAGGTGCTCGACGAGGCCGCGGACCGGGCCGCCGAGGCCGGTGCGGGGCTGCTCGTCTGCCCCGAGATGTTCCTCACCGGATACGCGATCGGTGACGATGTGCCGATGCTCGCCGAGCGTGCGGACGGGCCCGGCGCGCTCGCCGTCGCCGACATCGCCGTACGCCACGGCATCGCGGTGCTCTACGGCTACCCCGAGCGGGCGGACGAGGGCAGCGGCACGGCCGGCGATCCGGGCACGATCCACAACTCCGCCCAGCTGATCGACGCCTCCGGGCAGCGCCTCGCGAACTACCGCAAGACGCACCTCTTCGGCTGCTTCGAGCAGCGATGGTTCACCCCGGGCGAGGAGACCGTCGTCCAGGCCGAGCTCGACGGCATCCGCATCGGCATGCTGATCTGCTACGACGTGGAGTTCCCCGAGAACGTCCGCGCCCACGCCCTGGCCGGCACCGACCTGCTGCTGGTGCCCACCGCGCAGATGCACCCCTTCCAGTTCGTCGCCGAATCGCTGGTGCCGGTCCGCGCCTTCGAGAGCCAGATGTACGTCGCGTACGTCAACAGGACCGGCCCGGAAGGCGAGTTCGAGTTCGTCGGCCTCAGCTGTCTCGCCGCCCCCGACGGGACGGTGCGCACCCGCGCCGGCCGCGGGGAGGAGCTCGTCATCGGCGAGGTGGACCCCGAGCTGCTCAGCGCATCGCGCGAGAACAACCCGTACCTGCGTGACCGGCGGCCGGGCCTGTACGGCTCGCTGACCTGA
- a CDS encoding amino acid permease, giving the protein MLDQGAAPPTTEPSNGRGRGTGARLMRRKPVERLVAEGGQGEGGALRRSLSMWQLTMISIGATLGTGIFVVLGEAVPEAGPAVTVSFVIAGLTALFSALSYAELAGTIPVSGSSYSYAYATMGELVAWVCGWCLILEYGVSVAAVAVGWGEYLNELLAGTIGVTIPQALSAPPGDGGFFNLPALLVVLLAMVFLLGGARESARANTVMVVVKIAALVLFCAVGIQGFRSGNYENFMPLGMAGVSAAGASLFFSYIGFDAASTAGEEAKNPQRDLPRAIMLSLLIVTALYVLVAAVAVGARPWEGFGESEAALAGIMEDVTGQSFWAVLLAAGAVIAIASVVLTVLYGQTRILFAMSRDGLVPKVFSRVHAKSGAPRANTVIVSLFCGVLAAAVPLGRLADATSIGTLFAFALVNVAVVVLRRTRPDMKRTFRVPLSPLFPVIGFAFCVWMMFSLDTITWIVFGVWMAVGLAVYFGYGMRRSALR; this is encoded by the coding sequence GTGCTGGACCAAGGCGCAGCGCCACCGACGACCGAGCCGTCGAACGGAAGGGGCCGGGGGACCGGTGCCCGGCTGATGAGAAGGAAGCCGGTCGAGCGGCTGGTCGCGGAAGGTGGGCAGGGCGAGGGCGGAGCGCTGCGCCGCTCGCTGTCCATGTGGCAGCTGACCATGATCAGCATCGGTGCCACACTCGGCACCGGCATTTTCGTCGTGCTCGGCGAGGCCGTTCCCGAGGCGGGCCCCGCCGTCACCGTCTCGTTCGTGATCGCCGGTCTGACCGCGCTGTTCTCGGCGCTCTCGTACGCGGAGCTGGCCGGCACCATTCCGGTCTCCGGATCGTCCTACTCGTACGCCTACGCCACGATGGGCGAGCTCGTCGCCTGGGTCTGCGGCTGGTGTCTCATCCTCGAGTACGGGGTCTCCGTCGCCGCCGTGGCGGTCGGCTGGGGCGAGTACCTCAACGAACTCCTCGCCGGCACCATCGGTGTCACCATCCCGCAGGCCCTGTCGGCGCCGCCCGGCGACGGCGGGTTCTTCAACCTGCCCGCCCTCCTCGTCGTACTGCTCGCCATGGTGTTCCTGCTCGGAGGGGCCCGCGAGAGCGCCCGCGCCAACACCGTCATGGTCGTGGTGAAGATCGCCGCTCTGGTGCTGTTCTGCGCCGTCGGGATCCAGGGCTTCCGCAGCGGCAACTACGAGAACTTCATGCCGCTGGGCATGGCGGGCGTCAGCGCCGCCGGAGCGTCCCTGTTCTTCTCGTACATCGGTTTCGACGCCGCCTCCACGGCCGGCGAGGAGGCCAAGAACCCTCAGCGTGACCTGCCGCGTGCCATCATGCTGTCCCTGCTGATCGTCACCGCGCTGTACGTGCTGGTCGCCGCGGTAGCCGTCGGCGCCCGCCCGTGGGAGGGCTTCGGCGAGTCCGAGGCCGCGCTCGCCGGGATCATGGAGGACGTCACCGGGCAGAGCTTCTGGGCCGTGCTGCTCGCCGCGGGAGCCGTCATCGCCATCGCCAGCGTCGTGCTGACGGTGCTGTACGGGCAGACCCGCATCCTGTTCGCCATGTCGCGCGACGGCCTGGTGCCCAAGGTGTTCTCCCGCGTGCACGCCAAGAGCGGTGCGCCCCGCGCCAACACGGTGATCGTCTCGCTGTTCTGCGGCGTGCTCGCCGCCGCCGTGCCGCTGGGCCGGCTGGCCGACGCCACGAGCATCGGAACCTTGTTCGCGTTCGCGCTGGTCAACGTGGCCGTCGTCGTGCTGCGCCGGACCCGCCCGGACATGAAGCGGACCTTCCGGGTGCCACTGTCGCCGCTCTTCCCGGTGATCGGCTTCGCGTTCTGCGTCTGGATGATGTTCAGCCTCGACACCATCACCTGGATCGTCTTCGGGGTCTGGATGGCGGTGGGCCTGGCCGTCTACTTCGGCTACGGAATGCGCAGGTCCGCACTGCGGTGA
- a CDS encoding ATP-binding protein produces MRAMMNAQPQVVIEESPHKESRDSAGARAATAEFLLQHCAWADADAVLLVVSELVTNAVRHTAGWWRLRLTAGHDTLVVQMDDSSPLPPVPRQPDFAGGGGFGWHMVQRLAGRVEVRELPYGKSIRATWARPATASC; encoded by the coding sequence ATGCGAGCGATGATGAACGCACAGCCGCAGGTGGTGATCGAGGAATCGCCCCACAAGGAGAGCAGGGACAGCGCGGGCGCACGTGCGGCCACCGCGGAGTTCCTGCTGCAGCACTGCGCGTGGGCCGACGCCGACGCCGTGCTGCTGGTCGTCTCCGAACTCGTCACCAACGCCGTGCGCCACACCGCCGGCTGGTGGCGGCTGCGCCTGACGGCCGGACACGACACCCTGGTCGTCCAGATGGACGACTCCAGTCCGCTGCCACCGGTCCCCCGGCAGCCGGACTTCGCCGGCGGCGGCGGCTTCGGATGGCACATGGTGCAGCGGCTCGCCGGCCGCGTGGAGGTCCGTGAGCTCCCCTACGGCAAGAGCATACGGGCGACTTGGGCGCGCCCCGCCACGGCAAGCTGCTGA
- a CDS encoding thioesterase family protein yields MPTQAPPTPTAALASVVEHGVLVPAVVHFDDLDALGLLHNARYPLMVERAWVTYWQERGFAFEGDWAAAGDACNAVKELRIGYERPVHRTGDYAVHLWLERLGRTGLTYGFRFCSADGSVTYAQGLRVLVRLDPDTMRPAPWSERFRAAGRALLAPAG; encoded by the coding sequence GTGCCCACGCAAGCCCCTCCGACCCCCACCGCCGCACTCGCCTCCGTCGTCGAGCACGGCGTGCTCGTCCCGGCGGTCGTGCACTTCGACGACCTCGACGCGCTCGGGCTGCTGCACAACGCCCGGTACCCGCTGATGGTCGAGCGTGCCTGGGTGACGTACTGGCAGGAGCGCGGATTCGCCTTCGAGGGCGACTGGGCAGCGGCCGGCGACGCCTGCAACGCCGTCAAGGAACTGCGCATCGGCTACGAGCGCCCCGTGCACCGGACCGGCGACTACGCCGTTCACCTGTGGCTGGAAAGGCTCGGGCGCACCGGCCTCACCTATGGTTTCCGCTTCTGTTCCGCGGACGGCTCGGTGACCTACGCGCAGGGCCTCCGGGTCCTCGTCCGGCTGGACCCGGACACCATGCGGCCCGCACCTTGGAGCGAGCGGTTCAGGGCCGCGGGTCGTGCACTGCTGGCGCCGGCCGGGTGA